The following coding sequences lie in one Notolabrus celidotus isolate fNotCel1 chromosome 6, fNotCel1.pri, whole genome shotgun sequence genomic window:
- the LOC117814879 gene encoding cyclin-dependent kinase inhibitor 1C-like codes for MSNVQLTSSALERLVARRTFPLHRRTSVCRNLFGSVDHEELNREMKDKLREISDRDQQRWNFNFETNTPLVGDYAWEEVVVDKTPVFYQDSVQDERTRVPATPVKQTPIITSDSVLPETSHMDVLERLALPDSSSTPCTTEVNQENRTDKLNSGKTSQRQVPCLRRKRPTTPDNNTHITDFFVKRRRAADRKSSDMSACHLSKSPIPVEQTPRKRIR; via the exons ATGTCCAACGTCCAGTTAACAAGCAGTGCGCTGGAGAGGCTGGTGGCCCGGAGGACCTTCCCTCTCCACCGGCGCACCAGCGTCTGCCGCAACCTCTTCGGATCGGTGGATCACGAAGAGCTGAACCGGGAGATGAAAGACAAACTCCGGGAGATTTCCGATCGGGACCAGCAGAGGTGGAACTTTAATTTCGAGACCAACACACCGCTGGTTGGGGACTACGCATGGGAAGAAGTGGTCGTGGATAAGACCCCCGTGTTTTATCAGGACTCTGTACAGGACGAGAGGACCAGGGTGCCGGCGACGCCCGTGAAGCAGACACCCATCATCACATCGGACTCTGTTCTCCCGGAGACCTCTCATATGGATGTACTGGAGCGCTTGGCCCTGCCCGACTCTAGCAGCACCCCTTGCACGACTGAGGTCAACCAGGAGAACCGCACAGACAAGCTGAACTCAGGGAAAACGAGTCAGAGACAAGTCCCGTGTTTGAGACGCAAGAGGCCGACCACCCctgacaacaacacacacatcacag ACTTTTTCGTGAAACGAAGGAGGGCTGCTGACAGAAAATCAAGTGATATGAGCGCGTGCCACCTCTCCAAATCTCCAATCCCGGTGGAACAAACTCCAAGAAAGAGAATTCGCTGA